The segment ATGATGGAGCCCTGGGACGGCCCGGCCTGCGTCACCTTCACCGACGGCGTCCAGGTCGGCGCGGTCCTCGACCGCAACGGTCTGCGCCCCGGCCGCTACTGGGTCACCGACGAGGGCCTCGTCGTCCTCTCCTCCGAGGTCGGCGTCCTCGACATCGACCCCGCCAAGGTCGTCCGCAAGGGCCGCCTCCAGCCCGGCAAGATGTTCCTCGTCGACACCGCCGAGCACCGCATCGTCGAGGACGACGAGATCAAGGCCGCCCTCGCCGCCGAGAACCCGTACGCCGAGTGGCTGGAGACCGGGGAGATCGAGCTCTCCGACCTCCCCGAGCGCGAGCACATCGTGCACACCCACGCCTCGGTCACCCGCCGCCAGCAGACCTTCGGCTACACCGAGGAAGAACTCCGCGTCATCCTCGCCCCGATGGCCCGCACCGCCGGCGAGCCCCTCGGCTCCATGGGCACGGACTCGCCGATCGCGGCCCTGTCCGCCCGGCCGCGGCTGCTCTTCGACTACTTCACCCAGCTGTTCGCGCAGGTCACCAACCCGCCGCTGGACGCCATCCGCGAAGAGCTCGTGACCTCGCTGCGCTCCTCGCTCGGCCCCCAGGGCAACCTCCTTGAGCCGACCCCCGTGTCGTGCCGCAGCGTCACCCTGCCCTTCCCGGTGATCGACAACGACGAGCTGGCCAAGCTCATCCACATCAACGCCGACGGCGACATGCCCGGCATGAAGGCCGCGACCCTCTCCGGCCTCTACCGGGTCTCCGGCGGCGGCGAGGCCCTCGCCGCCCGCATCGAGGCCATCTGCGCCGAGGCCGACACCGCCATCGAGGGCGGCGCCCGCCTCATCGTGCTCTCCGACCGGCACTCCGACGCCGAGCACGCGCCGATCCCCTCGCTGCTGCTCACCGCGGCCGTCCACCACCACCTCATCCGCACCAAGCAGCGCACCAAGGTGGGTCTGCTCGTCGAGGCGGGTGACGTCCGCGAGGTCCACCACGTCGCCCTGCTCATCGGCTACGGCGCCGCGGCGGTCAACCCGTACCTCGCCATGGAGTCCGTCGAGGACCTGGTCCGCGCCGGCACCTTCATCGAGGGCCTGGAGCCCGAGCAGGCCATCCGGAACCTGATCTACGCGCTCGGCAAGGGCGTCCTCAAGGTCATGTCCAAGATGGGCATCTCCACCGTCGCCTCCTACCGCGGCGCCCAGGTCTTCGAGGCCGTCGGCCTCGACGAGACCTTCGTCGCCACGTACTTCAACGGCACGGCCACCAAGATCGGCGGCGCCGGTCTCGACGTCGTCGCCAAGGAGGTCGCCGCCCGCCACGCCAAGGCGTACCCCGTCTCCGGCGTCCCCTCGGCGCACCGCGCCCTGGACATCGGCGGCGAGTACCAGTGGCGCCGCGAGGGCGAGCCGCACCTGTTCGACCCGGAGACCGTCTTCCGCCTGCAGCACGCCACGCGCAACAAGCGGTACGACATCTTCAAGCAGTACACGGACCGGGTGAACGAGCAGTCCGAGCGGCTGATGACGCTCCGCGGCCTCTTCGGCTTCACCTCGGACCGCCCCGCGATCTCCGTCGACGAGGTCGAGTCGGTCGCCGAGATCGTCAAGCGCTTCTCCACCGGCGCCATGTCGTACGGCTCCATCTCCCGCGAGGCGCACGAGACCCTCGCCGTCGCCATGAACCAGCTGGGCGCCAAGTCCAACACCGGTGAGGGCGGCGAGGACCCGGACCGCCTCTACGACCCGGCCCGCCGCTCCGCGATCAAGCAGGTCGCCTCTGGCCGCTTCGGCGTCACCAGCGAATACCTGGTCAACGCCGACGACATCCAGATCAAGATGGCCCAGGGCGCCAAGCCCGGCGAGGGCGGTCAGCTGCCCGGCCACAAGGTCTACCCGTGGGTCGCCAAGACGCGTCACTCGACGCCCGGCGTCGGCCTCATCTCGCCGCCGCCGCACCACGACATCTACTCCATCGAGGACCTGGCTCAGCTGATCCACGACCTCAAGAACGCCAACCCGGTCGCCCGCATCCACGTGAAGCTGGTCTCCGAGGTCGGCGTCGGCACGGTCGCCGCCGGTGTCTCCAAGGCCCACGCGGACGTCGTCCTCATCTCCGGCCACGACGGCGGAACGGGCGCCTCGCCGCTCACCTCGCTCAAGCACGCGGGCGGCCCCTGGGAGCTCGGCCTCGCCGAGACCCAGCAGACCCTGCTGCTCAACGGTCTGCGCGACCGGATCGTCGTCCAGACCGACGGCCAGCTCAAGACCGGCCGCGACGTCGTCATCGCCGCGCTGCTCGGCGCCGAGGAGTTCGGTTTCGCGACCGCGCCGCTCGTCGTCTCCGGCTGCGTCATGATGCGCGTCTGCCACCTGGACACCTGCCCGGTCGGCATCGCCACCCAGAACCCGGTCCTGCGCGACCGCTTCTCCGGCAAGCCGGAGTTCGTCGTCAACTTCTTCGAGTTCATCGCCGAAGAGGTCCGTGAGATCCTCGCCGAGCTGGGCTTCCGCACCCTCGAAGAGGCCGTCGGCCACGCCGAGCTGCTCGACACCAGCCGCGCCGTCACCCACTGGAAGGCGCAGGGTCTCGACCTGGAGCCGCTCTTCTACGTGCCGGAGCTGCCCGAGGGTGCGGTCCGCCACGCCCTGATCGAGCAGGACCACGGTCTGGAGAAGGCCCTCGACAACGAGCTGATCCAGCTCGCCGCCGAGGCCCTGAACGCCGCCTCCGCCGAGGAGGCCCAGCCGGTCCGCGCCCAGGTCGCCATCCGCAACATCAACCGCACGGTCGGCACCATGCTCGGCCACCAGGTGACGAAGCGGTTCGGCGGCGCCGGCCTCCCGGCCGACACCATCGACATCACCTTCACCGGCTCGGCGGGCCAGTCGTTCGGCGCCTTCCTGCCGAAC is part of the Streptomyces sp. NBC_00250 genome and harbors:
- the gltB gene encoding glutamate synthase large subunit, whose protein sequence is MRSDAWSPMDGRPAQQGMYDPRNEHDACGVGFVATLTGVASHALVEQALTVLRNLEHRGATGSEPDSGDGAGILFQVPDTFLREVAGFELPEAGAYAVGIAFLPEDGTDETAAKIEAIAAAEGLNVLGWREVPVAPELLGASARSTMPVFRQLFVADAAGEATGIALDRKAFVLRKRAEREAATYFPSLSARTIVYKGMLTTGQLEPFFPDLSDRRCATAVALVHSRFSTNTFPSWPLAHPYRFVAHNGEINTVKGNRNWMTAREAQLDSTVFGEGSLDRIFPVCTPDASDSASFDEVLELLHLGGRSLPHAVLMMVPEAWENHETMDPARRAFYQYHSTMMEPWDGPACVTFTDGVQVGAVLDRNGLRPGRYWVTDEGLVVLSSEVGVLDIDPAKVVRKGRLQPGKMFLVDTAEHRIVEDDEIKAALAAENPYAEWLETGEIELSDLPEREHIVHTHASVTRRQQTFGYTEEELRVILAPMARTAGEPLGSMGTDSPIAALSARPRLLFDYFTQLFAQVTNPPLDAIREELVTSLRSSLGPQGNLLEPTPVSCRSVTLPFPVIDNDELAKLIHINADGDMPGMKAATLSGLYRVSGGGEALAARIEAICAEADTAIEGGARLIVLSDRHSDAEHAPIPSLLLTAAVHHHLIRTKQRTKVGLLVEAGDVREVHHVALLIGYGAAAVNPYLAMESVEDLVRAGTFIEGLEPEQAIRNLIYALGKGVLKVMSKMGISTVASYRGAQVFEAVGLDETFVATYFNGTATKIGGAGLDVVAKEVAARHAKAYPVSGVPSAHRALDIGGEYQWRREGEPHLFDPETVFRLQHATRNKRYDIFKQYTDRVNEQSERLMTLRGLFGFTSDRPAISVDEVESVAEIVKRFSTGAMSYGSISREAHETLAVAMNQLGAKSNTGEGGEDPDRLYDPARRSAIKQVASGRFGVTSEYLVNADDIQIKMAQGAKPGEGGQLPGHKVYPWVAKTRHSTPGVGLISPPPHHDIYSIEDLAQLIHDLKNANPVARIHVKLVSEVGVGTVAAGVSKAHADVVLISGHDGGTGASPLTSLKHAGGPWELGLAETQQTLLLNGLRDRIVVQTDGQLKTGRDVVIAALLGAEEFGFATAPLVVSGCVMMRVCHLDTCPVGIATQNPVLRDRFSGKPEFVVNFFEFIAEEVREILAELGFRTLEEAVGHAELLDTSRAVTHWKAQGLDLEPLFYVPELPEGAVRHALIEQDHGLEKALDNELIQLAAEALNAASAEEAQPVRAQVAIRNINRTVGTMLGHQVTKRFGGAGLPADTIDITFTGSAGQSFGAFLPNGVTLRLEGDANDYVGKGLSGGRVIVRPDRGADHLAEYSTIAGNTIGYGATGGELFLRGRTGERFCVRNSGALVVSEGVGDHGCEYMTGGTAVVLGETGRNFAAGMSGGVAYVVDLDRDNVNSGNLGAIETLSDSDKAWLHDVVRRHHEETGSTVAEKLLADWAVNADRFSKIIPTTYKAVLAAKDAAELAGLSEAETTEKMMEAATNG